In Paenarthrobacter sp. GOM3, a single window of DNA contains:
- a CDS encoding acetoacetate decarboxylase family protein, protein MKSLTELVTPLLKLMPSPVPRRQERLRGQHAYADGIKYVMPVNSDDSPVLMAAFPIDKRAAAAALPGSEMRPFSLGGKGLLVVTVVNYKSTDIGKYIEYSLAIAITHGSRPAPPILPLLFQKTFKLGQFVVDLPVSSEVSVKGGKGIWGMPKHQANLDFVVTDSTVSAQYDQDGQLGCYIEIERPEPLALPLKLAASNYCVFRNMLWKSDIYFEASGDIALGAQAKARLILGDAPGVEPLKNLQVGSKPVFTAWLPEAHGVLDDHFEAWFLTAPTEAGASALKGGDMMDSVADLGQSQEWLAPPDRSRISGAPAGNTP, encoded by the coding sequence ATGAAATCCCTTACCGAGCTGGTCACGCCGTTGCTCAAGCTCATGCCATCACCGGTCCCCCGCAGGCAGGAGCGGCTCCGTGGACAGCATGCCTACGCCGATGGCATCAAATACGTGATGCCGGTCAATTCGGATGACTCTCCCGTCCTGATGGCCGCCTTTCCCATCGACAAGCGGGCCGCAGCGGCCGCACTCCCGGGTTCCGAAATGCGGCCGTTCAGCCTGGGCGGCAAAGGACTGCTGGTAGTCACTGTGGTCAACTACAAATCCACGGACATCGGGAAGTACATCGAATACTCGCTGGCCATCGCCATCACCCACGGGAGCCGGCCCGCACCGCCCATCCTTCCCCTGCTGTTCCAGAAGACCTTCAAACTGGGCCAGTTCGTGGTGGACCTGCCCGTGAGCTCCGAAGTGTCCGTCAAGGGCGGGAAGGGAATCTGGGGCATGCCGAAGCACCAGGCGAACCTGGACTTCGTGGTCACCGACTCCACTGTGTCGGCGCAGTATGACCAGGACGGCCAACTCGGCTGCTACATCGAAATCGAACGGCCCGAACCGCTGGCACTGCCCCTCAAACTGGCCGCTTCCAACTACTGCGTCTTCCGGAACATGCTCTGGAAGTCGGACATCTACTTCGAAGCCTCGGGCGACATCGCACTCGGAGCGCAGGCCAAGGCCCGGCTCATCCTCGGTGACGCGCCCGGCGTCGAACCCCTCAAGAACCTGCAGGTAGGGAGCAAACCCGTGTTCACCGCCTGGCTGCCCGAGGCCCACGGAGTCCTGGATGACCACTTCGAAGCGTGGTTCCTTACCGCTCCCACCGAAGCCGGAGCCTCAGCGCTCAAAGGCGGAGACATGATGGACAGCGTGGCGGACCTTGGCCAAAGCCAGGAGTGGCTTGCCCCGCCGGACCGGAGCCGGATATCCGGCGCTCCCGCAGGAAACACCCCATGA
- a CDS encoding metal-dependent hydrolase codes for MMGGHHAASGAAAWIAIASTGPYALGWYPLDSTGILIGAMATAGTALVCDWDHRHSTIANSLPPLSNVIAVGIEKASGGHRQGTHSLLGASAFVVLAATAAQFQMVTPVGKLSIGAGLLCMFMINLAAKALNLFPKSGWITNWLFAVVMAGLVTWFAPDQWGWLPLSMLTGVVIHIVGDMITVGGVPLLWPIVIKPPKFLRRSLVSGIWRANGAFSIPLLGRAGSRREWLVLIPVSGYAMVGMGVAAWTLAQEHWPGMLAAFGGVLPMP; via the coding sequence ATGATGGGAGGACACCACGCCGCGTCAGGAGCCGCGGCGTGGATAGCTATTGCCTCGACCGGCCCTTACGCCCTGGGCTGGTACCCGCTCGATTCCACAGGAATCCTCATTGGAGCCATGGCGACGGCGGGAACTGCGCTTGTGTGCGACTGGGACCACCGGCACAGCACCATCGCGAATTCGCTGCCGCCGCTGTCCAATGTGATCGCGGTGGGGATCGAAAAGGCCAGCGGCGGGCACCGGCAGGGGACCCATTCGCTGCTTGGTGCTTCGGCGTTCGTGGTCCTCGCGGCGACGGCGGCCCAGTTCCAGATGGTGACACCCGTAGGAAAACTCTCGATCGGCGCCGGATTGCTGTGCATGTTCATGATCAACCTCGCGGCGAAGGCCTTGAACCTGTTTCCCAAATCCGGCTGGATAACCAACTGGCTTTTCGCTGTGGTGATGGCGGGCTTGGTGACCTGGTTCGCGCCGGACCAGTGGGGATGGTTGCCACTCTCCATGCTCACCGGCGTCGTGATCCACATTGTGGGCGACATGATCACTGTGGGAGGCGTACCGCTCTTGTGGCCGATAGTGATCAAGCCTCCCAAATTCCTGCGGAGATCCCTGGTCAGCGGAATTTGGCGGGCCAACGGCGCGTTTTCGATTCCCCTGCTGGGCCGGGCCGGTTCGCGGAGGGAATGGCTTGTGCTGATTCCGGTGAGCGGCTATGCCATGGTGGGGATGGGCGTGGCGGCCTGGACCCTGGCGCAAGAGCACTGGCCGGGCATGCTCGCGGCGTTTGGAGGCGTCCTGCCGATGCCGTGA
- the deoC gene encoding deoxyribose-phosphate aldolase, which produces MSNEAATPAHIASYIDHTLLKPEASEADILKVCAEAVEYKFKSVCVNPIWVKTVAKALKGSGVLTCSVVGFPMGATPSDVKAFEARGAVLDGADEIDMVINMAAARAADKGALVDDIRTVAETVHAGEAILKVIIETSMLDDEQKVIACEAAVEAGADFVKTSTGFNGGGATAEDIALMRKTVGPELGVKASGGVRSLADAQAMIAAGATRIGASSGIAIVKGEQGSSAY; this is translated from the coding sequence ATGAGCAACGAAGCCGCCACCCCGGCACACATCGCCTCCTACATCGACCACACCCTGTTGAAGCCCGAGGCCAGCGAGGCGGACATCCTCAAAGTGTGCGCCGAAGCCGTCGAATACAAGTTCAAATCGGTGTGCGTGAACCCCATCTGGGTCAAAACCGTAGCCAAAGCCCTCAAGGGCTCAGGCGTCCTGACATGCTCCGTCGTCGGCTTCCCGATGGGCGCCACGCCGAGCGACGTCAAGGCATTCGAGGCCCGCGGCGCCGTTCTTGATGGGGCCGACGAAATCGACATGGTGATCAACATGGCTGCTGCGCGCGCTGCAGACAAGGGCGCCCTGGTGGACGATATCCGGACAGTCGCGGAAACCGTGCACGCCGGTGAAGCAATCCTCAAGGTCATCATCGAGACCTCCATGCTGGACGACGAGCAGAAGGTCATCGCCTGCGAAGCCGCCGTTGAAGCAGGCGCAGACTTCGTCAAGACCTCCACCGGGTTCAACGGTGGCGGAGCCACGGCCGAAGACATCGCCCTGATGCGCAAGACAGTCGGACCGGAACTGGGCGTCAAAGCCTCTGGCGGGGTGCGGTCGCTGGCCGATGCACAGGCTATGATTGCAGCTGGTGCAACACGTATCGGAGCGAGTTCCGGAATTGCAATCGTCAAGGGTGAACAAGGTTCATCAGCCTACTGA
- a CDS encoding dihydrofolate reductase family protein → MSRVTCDLTVSLDGFVAGPHQSLQMPLGERGETLHRWQFEEREANAAQAEGILAAGAFIMGRNMFAGPGPGPWDADWRGWWDEEPPYHAPVYVLTHHVREPLEMRGGTTFHFINDGIEAALSLARNAAGAKDVAIAGGASTARQFLSAGLIDELRLHIAPVILGGGERLLDGVGNLELEPTSVSGTGLVTHVTYSVGGVKE, encoded by the coding sequence ATGAGCCGAGTCACATGCGACCTCACCGTGTCCCTCGACGGCTTCGTTGCCGGTCCCCACCAGAGCCTTCAGATGCCGTTGGGGGAGCGGGGCGAGACCCTGCACCGATGGCAGTTCGAGGAGCGCGAAGCCAACGCCGCGCAGGCGGAGGGAATCCTCGCTGCGGGGGCTTTCATCATGGGCCGGAACATGTTCGCGGGCCCGGGCCCGGGCCCGTGGGATGCGGACTGGCGCGGTTGGTGGGACGAGGAACCGCCCTATCACGCGCCGGTGTATGTGCTGACCCACCATGTTCGCGAGCCCCTGGAAATGCGGGGTGGTACCACGTTCCACTTCATCAACGATGGAATCGAAGCTGCGCTGTCCTTGGCGCGGAACGCTGCGGGGGCGAAGGACGTGGCCATCGCCGGGGGCGCGTCGACTGCGCGGCAATTCCTGTCGGCCGGGCTGATCGACGAACTGCGCCTCCACATAGCTCCCGTGATCCTGGGTGGCGGGGAGCGGCTGCTCGACGGCGTGGGGAACCTTGAGCTCGAACCTACCTCCGTCAGCGGCACCGGACTGGTCACCCATGTCACCTACAGTGTGGGCGGCGTCAAGGAATAG
- a CDS encoding alpha/beta hydrolase — protein sequence MIITRAEHRTEVIPIRARDNTPLSLVHVTSPAEATKGPVVLVHGSGVRAELFRPPVRTTIVDALLEDGWDVWMLNWRASIDLDPLSWTLADAAVYDHPAAVEHVLAATGAETMKAVIHCQGSTSFTMSAVAGLLPHVDTIVSNAVSLHPVVPAFSRLKIDYLTPVVKVFTPYLSPAWGYKSQGYFTRAIRGLVKATHHECDNTVCKMVSFTYGSGRPALWAHENLDDATHQWLSGEFAEVPVTFFEEMGRSIKAGHLVAAGSHPELPPNLVAEAPQTDARFAFIAGLDNLCFLPESQQRTYAFFEQHRPGKDSLHLIPGYGHLDVFFGDHAWQDTFPVILQELNGTQEPSTAQEPRS from the coding sequence ATGATCATCACCCGTGCCGAGCACAGGACCGAGGTCATCCCGATCCGTGCCCGGGACAACACACCGCTCAGCCTGGTCCACGTCACGTCCCCAGCGGAGGCCACGAAAGGACCGGTGGTCCTGGTCCACGGCTCCGGCGTCCGTGCGGAGCTGTTCCGGCCGCCGGTCAGGACCACCATTGTCGATGCCCTCCTTGAGGACGGGTGGGATGTGTGGATGCTGAATTGGCGGGCGTCGATCGACCTTGATCCCCTGTCCTGGACGCTTGCCGACGCCGCCGTGTACGACCATCCCGCCGCCGTCGAGCATGTCCTGGCCGCTACCGGTGCGGAGACGATGAAGGCCGTAATCCACTGCCAGGGGTCCACCTCGTTCACCATGTCCGCAGTGGCCGGCCTGCTGCCCCACGTGGACACCATCGTCTCCAACGCTGTTTCCCTGCACCCGGTGGTCCCCGCATTTTCGCGGCTGAAGATCGACTACCTGACGCCGGTAGTCAAGGTCTTCACTCCGTACCTTTCACCCGCATGGGGCTACAAGTCACAGGGCTACTTCACCCGGGCCATCCGCGGCCTGGTGAAAGCCACCCACCACGAATGCGACAACACCGTCTGCAAAATGGTCAGCTTCACGTACGGCAGCGGCCGCCCTGCCCTGTGGGCACATGAAAACCTCGACGACGCCACCCACCAATGGCTGAGCGGCGAGTTCGCCGAGGTCCCCGTGACGTTCTTCGAGGAAATGGGCCGCAGCATCAAAGCCGGGCACCTGGTGGCCGCCGGCAGCCATCCGGAACTTCCACCCAACCTGGTAGCCGAAGCCCCCCAGACCGACGCGAGATTCGCTTTCATCGCAGGCTTGGACAACCTGTGCTTCCTCCCCGAAAGCCAGCAACGCACCTATGCGTTCTTCGAACAGCACCGTCCAGGCAAGGACTCCCTCCACCTCATCCCCGGCTACGGCCATTTGGACGTCTTCTTCGGCGACCACGCCTGGCAGGACACATTTCCGGTCATCCTCCAGGAGCTGAACGGAACACAGGAACCCAGTACAGCCCAGGAGCCAAGGTCATGA
- a CDS encoding FAD-dependent oxidoreductase, with translation MSATPSAASLHIVIAGAGPAAQALVRRLAGTADTRQQRPFGGTITVLSNRDDCPDALLELAELPQVSVRFGQAASFIDPDAKVVTTMDGMDFSYDQLVIATGSAPALPPVAGSEASLSYSTIDDAANIGEAVHDVARIVGRRPLGILVGNGPAAGQAEAVLRARGVRPVRTTLRPAAVVRSIAGSPLPATGIVFEDGSSMNGDLVVLAEERTARNDLAESAGLLIASDGGIAVGRDLATSVPGIWAIGDAASCDGLRLGLLLSAESSAMLCASGMLLGVVGSDQLAPLAA, from the coding sequence ATGTCCGCCACCCCGTCCGCAGCATCCCTCCACATCGTCATCGCAGGCGCAGGCCCAGCAGCCCAGGCTTTGGTGCGGCGGCTGGCAGGCACGGCCGATACCAGGCAGCAGCGTCCCTTCGGCGGCACCATCACCGTGCTCAGCAACCGCGACGACTGCCCGGACGCGCTCCTCGAACTGGCAGAACTTCCCCAGGTCTCCGTGCGGTTCGGGCAGGCCGCCAGCTTCATCGACCCGGACGCCAAAGTTGTGACCACGATGGACGGCATGGACTTCTCCTACGACCAGTTGGTCATCGCGACCGGATCCGCCCCGGCCCTCCCACCCGTCGCCGGCTCCGAAGCCAGCCTCAGCTACTCCACCATCGATGACGCCGCCAACATCGGCGAAGCCGTCCACGATGTCGCCCGGATCGTTGGGCGCCGCCCGCTTGGAATCCTCGTGGGCAACGGTCCTGCTGCCGGCCAGGCAGAGGCTGTGCTCCGGGCCCGTGGAGTCCGTCCCGTCCGCACCACCCTCCGCCCGGCCGCCGTCGTGCGTTCCATCGCCGGTTCCCCCTTGCCCGCAACCGGCATCGTGTTCGAGGACGGCAGCAGCATGAACGGAGACCTTGTGGTCCTGGCCGAGGAGCGTACGGCCCGCAACGACCTCGCCGAGAGCGCCGGGCTCCTGATTGCGTCCGACGGCGGCATTGCGGTGGGCCGCGACCTCGCCACCTCCGTCCCGGGCATCTGGGCAATTGGCGATGCAGCGTCCTGCGACGGCCTCCGCTTGGGGCTTCTCCTTTCCGCCGAATCCTCCGCGATGCTGTGCGCATCCGGCATGTTGCTCGGAGTGGTGGGCAGCGATCAGTTGGCCCCGTTGGCGGCCTAG
- a CDS encoding LacI family DNA-binding transcriptional regulator, which translates to MAPEERHRPATQSDVAREVGVSRTLVSFAFRGAPGVSGETKEAIFAAAKRLGYRPNAAAADLARKHRSAVGLYLMDIRNEVYADILSGVRTALPHDGNRLILSVSRSVDGVDRGALDSLIEARAGIIIAATLLDPDDQVQELAQVVPLVSVTRPVEGVDSVYSDDIAGAQAATAHLLGLGHRRIAHLAGPIYDGHTARRQHYEKTMLDAGLTPLTLSADDFTQEAGQRAATKLLGLADRPTAIFTHNDQLALGAREAAYAMNLSIPQDLSLVGYDNSKTSRLHGIDLTSVDLQAFELGRLAGSVALERLAHPEAPIADIRLTPRLVVRNSTAPPGNN; encoded by the coding sequence ATGGCACCCGAAGAACGGCACCGCCCAGCGACGCAAAGCGACGTTGCCCGTGAAGTCGGAGTGTCCAGGACATTGGTGTCGTTCGCCTTTCGAGGAGCGCCCGGAGTCAGCGGCGAAACCAAGGAGGCCATCTTCGCGGCCGCCAAGCGTCTCGGATACCGGCCCAACGCAGCCGCCGCCGACCTGGCACGCAAGCACCGTTCCGCCGTCGGGCTCTATCTGATGGACATCCGCAACGAGGTCTACGCGGACATCCTCAGCGGTGTCCGCACAGCGCTCCCCCATGACGGCAACCGGCTCATCCTGAGTGTTTCCCGCTCGGTCGACGGCGTGGATCGGGGCGCCCTGGACTCCCTGATCGAAGCGAGGGCCGGGATTATCATCGCGGCGACACTGCTGGACCCCGACGACCAGGTCCAGGAACTGGCCCAAGTCGTGCCGCTGGTCAGCGTCACCCGCCCGGTCGAAGGGGTGGACAGCGTGTACTCCGATGACATCGCCGGAGCACAGGCCGCGACAGCACACCTCCTTGGCCTCGGGCACAGGCGGATCGCCCATTTGGCGGGCCCAATTTACGACGGACACACGGCGCGTCGGCAGCACTACGAGAAAACCATGCTCGACGCCGGACTCACGCCACTGACGTTGTCGGCCGACGACTTCACCCAGGAGGCCGGGCAACGGGCGGCCACCAAACTGCTTGGCCTGGCAGACCGGCCAACCGCGATCTTCACCCATAACGACCAACTCGCCCTTGGCGCCCGCGAAGCTGCCTACGCAATGAACCTGTCCATCCCCCAGGACCTGTCGCTGGTGGGATACGACAATTCGAAGACCTCCCGGCTGCACGGAATCGACCTCACCTCAGTGGACCTGCAGGCGTTCGAGTTGGGCCGGCTTGCCGGATCCGTGGCCCTCGAACGCCTGGCCCACCCCGAGGCGCCCATCGCCGACATCCGCCTCACGCCGCGGCTGGTAGTCCGTAACTCCACCGCGCCGCCGGGCAACAACTAA
- a CDS encoding patatin-like phospholipase family protein, producing MKRSLVLAGGGMRVAWQAGVMKALAEEGLEFQHVDGTSGGILTAGMLLSGVPPEELCTRWTGVDVKDFGSALPMGDYLKGPWSLPAIGDADGILNKVFPALGINDATIRARAAEPDAVEGSFNVVEFTGKQCHAIDATAIDAELMAAGMSLPIFLAPLRRDGQVWTDAVWVRDANVAEALRRGADEVWLIWCIGNSPYWGDGPLEQYVHMIEMSAMGALLADFEAAKAAGREFVLHVVRPEHPLPLDPEFYLGRIDADTLVGMGYRDARNYLATMEAAGLPKDSTCTAMTEPAPGVRFNDTLRGELEGSLLTFRAAVVLPSVRGHEPPQLTGYLEHARFGRAFLADGQVETHGDDVSYRARIRLDGGWQDLSVTRTLRDDPGPDAWADSRRARLEVGGLAADLTMSLPDAAGLLASVEPVGAHGFVDRAHAVAGFAGNGFRELLRRY from the coding sequence ATGAAACGCTCACTGGTCCTCGCCGGAGGAGGCATGCGTGTGGCGTGGCAAGCCGGAGTGATGAAAGCCCTCGCGGAAGAAGGCCTGGAATTCCAGCATGTCGATGGCACCTCCGGCGGGATCCTCACTGCCGGGATGTTGCTCTCCGGGGTCCCTCCCGAAGAACTGTGCACCCGATGGACCGGCGTGGACGTCAAGGACTTCGGCTCAGCGCTACCGATGGGTGACTACCTGAAAGGACCGTGGTCCCTTCCCGCCATCGGGGACGCCGACGGCATCCTCAACAAAGTCTTCCCGGCCTTGGGGATCAACGACGCCACCATCCGGGCACGCGCAGCGGAACCGGACGCCGTCGAGGGTTCCTTCAACGTGGTGGAGTTCACCGGAAAACAGTGCCACGCCATCGACGCAACAGCCATCGATGCCGAACTGATGGCTGCTGGGATGTCGCTGCCCATTTTCCTGGCTCCCCTGCGCCGGGACGGGCAGGTCTGGACCGATGCGGTCTGGGTCAGGGACGCCAACGTGGCCGAAGCCCTGAGGCGCGGCGCCGACGAGGTGTGGCTGATCTGGTGCATCGGTAACTCGCCCTATTGGGGTGATGGGCCGTTGGAGCAGTACGTACACATGATCGAAATGAGTGCCATGGGCGCGTTGCTGGCGGACTTCGAGGCCGCCAAAGCTGCCGGACGCGAATTCGTGCTGCACGTGGTCCGGCCCGAACATCCGCTCCCCCTTGACCCCGAGTTCTACCTGGGCAGGATTGACGCGGACACCCTGGTGGGCATGGGCTACCGCGATGCCCGGAACTACCTTGCCACCATGGAAGCCGCAGGGCTGCCCAAGGACTCCACCTGCACCGCCATGACCGAGCCTGCCCCGGGGGTGCGCTTCAACGACACCCTCCGCGGCGAACTGGAGGGCTCGCTGCTGACGTTCCGGGCTGCCGTGGTGCTGCCTTCGGTCCGGGGACATGAGCCGCCCCAGCTCACCGGCTACCTTGAACACGCACGGTTCGGTCGCGCGTTCCTGGCGGACGGGCAGGTGGAGACCCACGGCGACGACGTCAGCTACAGGGCACGGATCAGGCTCGACGGCGGGTGGCAGGACCTGTCGGTGACGCGGACCCTGCGGGACGACCCCGGACCGGACGCATGGGCCGACTCCCGGCGGGCCCGGCTTGAAGTGGGCGGGTTGGCTGCCGATCTGACCATGAGCCTGCCCGATGCTGCGGGGCTCCTGGCATCGGTTGAACCAGTCGGCGCCCACGGATTCGTTGACCGGGCCCATGCCGTGGCGGGCTTCGCCGGGAACGGCTTCCGCGAACTGTTGCGACGGTACTGA
- a CDS encoding GMC oxidoreductase: MGRLGTGNGGDTGSEPATAPVRHTPNGIEKVDAVVVGSGFGGSVAALRLAEAGQSVVLMERGKPYPPGSFARSPSEMGRNFWDPDRGLYGLFDAWTFRGTEGLVSSGLGGGSLIYANVLLRKDEKWFVNESPIPGGGYENWPFTRADLDPYYDAAEAMLQPVPYPYRDTAKTMAMEKSAANLGLSITRPPIAVTFAAGPGQEPGTNRALPLPEYGSIHGPNTVRTTCTLSGECDIGCNAGAKNTLDHNYVSAAAFKGADVRTFHDVRGIRPLDQGGYEVRYVVHQPDRQGELLTERIIHCRRLLLGAGTFGTNFLLLRNRGSLPALSDAMGTRFSGNGDLLTFIMAAKTPATNGGRPGVRTLTGSKGPVITTAIRVPDSNDDDGDGRGYYVEDAGYPAFMNWLIETAQLRTTIKRTAKVAGQLFKDRLFDAGRSNVSADLSAALGDGHLSSSSVPLLGMGRDIPDGVMTLRDGRLAIAWTMATSQEYFGRVRRTMESIAKDLDGDFVDNPLWWAKRVITVHPIGGAPAGRHPGEAVCDPYGEVFGYPGLFVVDGSAMPGPVGANPSLTIAAFAERTCAHIIEQADRVSRGGINPGAAAGAHREAAGAQREAAGAVVDVGSVAPRALAPDATKGKAAPKEQPASAYPETASRSLGSPGNATSSNKATSVRFTEQMHGWFSPGVTDPERGRSLGRDRSRKIMFELTIIAEDIDAFVADPAHPAKAEGYVLADYFGGRMPVERGWFNLFVKDKSDDGVPARRMLYRLWLRDPGGTPFTFTGHKLIHHETGLDVWPDTTTLYATILRGHVPPGAAEPDPEGVAGAGILYIRPLDFARQLTTFRAEGPSPAAGLLAFGTLFGGELWQVYGRALRRVPFPLKPKR, translated from the coding sequence ATGGGTCGTCTGGGAACCGGAAACGGCGGAGATACGGGTTCTGAGCCCGCTACTGCTCCGGTACGCCACACGCCGAACGGTATTGAGAAAGTTGATGCCGTGGTGGTCGGTTCCGGGTTCGGCGGTTCCGTAGCCGCCCTCCGGCTGGCCGAGGCGGGCCAATCCGTGGTGCTCATGGAGCGCGGCAAGCCTTATCCGCCCGGCAGCTTCGCGCGCTCGCCGTCGGAGATGGGCCGGAACTTCTGGGATCCGGACCGCGGCTTATACGGCCTCTTCGATGCCTGGACGTTCCGCGGCACGGAGGGGCTGGTGTCCAGCGGGCTCGGCGGCGGTTCGCTGATCTACGCCAATGTACTCCTGCGCAAGGACGAGAAGTGGTTCGTCAACGAATCACCCATCCCCGGCGGCGGCTACGAGAACTGGCCCTTCACGCGGGCAGACCTGGACCCCTACTATGACGCCGCCGAAGCCATGCTCCAGCCGGTCCCCTACCCTTACCGGGACACGGCCAAGACAATGGCCATGGAAAAGTCTGCCGCCAACCTGGGCCTCTCCATCACCCGGCCACCCATTGCCGTAACGTTCGCGGCAGGACCTGGGCAGGAACCAGGCACCAACCGGGCGCTTCCGCTGCCCGAGTACGGCAGCATCCATGGCCCAAACACGGTCAGGACCACATGCACACTCAGCGGCGAATGCGACATCGGCTGCAACGCCGGCGCCAAGAATACCCTGGACCACAATTACGTCTCCGCCGCCGCCTTCAAAGGAGCCGATGTCCGCACTTTCCATGACGTCCGCGGCATCCGGCCCCTGGATCAGGGCGGCTATGAGGTCCGTTACGTGGTCCACCAGCCCGATCGCCAGGGCGAACTGCTCACGGAGCGCATCATCCACTGCCGCCGGCTCCTCCTCGGTGCAGGAACGTTTGGCACCAACTTCCTCCTGCTCCGCAACCGTGGCTCCCTCCCCGCCCTCAGCGACGCCATGGGGACCCGGTTCAGCGGCAACGGCGACCTCCTGACGTTCATCATGGCCGCGAAGACCCCGGCCACCAACGGCGGGCGGCCGGGAGTCCGCACGTTGACCGGCAGCAAAGGTCCCGTGATCACCACGGCGATCAGGGTTCCGGATTCGAACGACGACGACGGCGACGGCCGCGGCTACTACGTGGAGGACGCCGGGTATCCGGCCTTCATGAACTGGCTCATCGAAACTGCGCAGTTACGAACCACCATCAAACGCACCGCAAAAGTTGCTGGGCAGCTGTTCAAGGACAGGCTGTTCGACGCCGGCCGCTCCAACGTCTCAGCCGACCTCTCCGCAGCCCTGGGCGACGGACACTTGTCCTCCAGTTCGGTGCCGCTGCTCGGCATGGGCCGCGACATCCCCGACGGCGTCATGACACTTCGCGACGGACGCCTCGCCATCGCGTGGACCATGGCAACCTCGCAGGAATACTTCGGCCGCGTCCGCAGGACCATGGAATCGATCGCCAAGGACCTCGATGGCGACTTCGTTGACAACCCGCTCTGGTGGGCCAAACGCGTCATCACCGTCCACCCGATCGGTGGTGCTCCGGCCGGACGCCATCCGGGCGAAGCGGTCTGCGACCCGTACGGGGAGGTCTTCGGCTACCCCGGTTTGTTCGTGGTGGATGGGTCCGCGATGCCGGGCCCCGTGGGCGCCAATCCGTCGCTGACCATTGCCGCCTTCGCGGAACGTACGTGTGCGCACATCATCGAGCAAGCGGACAGGGTGAGCCGTGGCGGCATCAACCCCGGCGCCGCCGCGGGCGCACACCGGGAGGCCGCGGGCGCACAGCGGGAGGCGGCTGGCGCCGTCGTCGACGTCGGTTCCGTGGCACCGCGCGCCCTGGCGCCGGACGCAACCAAAGGCAAGGCCGCGCCAAAAGAGCAGCCCGCGAGCGCCTACCCGGAAACGGCGAGCCGCAGCCTGGGTTCCCCGGGAAATGCCACATCCAGCAACAAGGCGACATCCGTGCGTTTCACCGAACAGATGCACGGTTGGTTCAGTCCGGGCGTGACGGATCCGGAAAGGGGCCGGAGCCTGGGCCGGGATCGCAGCCGGAAGATCATGTTCGAACTGACCATCATCGCGGAGGACATCGACGCGTTCGTCGCAGATCCCGCCCATCCTGCCAAGGCCGAGGGCTACGTGCTGGCCGACTACTTTGGCGGGCGGATGCCAGTGGAACGTGGCTGGTTCAATCTGTTCGTGAAGGACAAGTCCGACGACGGCGTGCCGGCCAGGCGCATGCTGTACAGGCTGTGGCTCCGTGACCCTGGCGGCACGCCATTCACCTTCACCGGTCACAAGCTGATCCATCACGAAACAGGGCTCGACGTCTGGCCGGACACCACCACCCTTTACGCGACCATCCTGCGCGGACACGTGCCTCCGGGGGCCGCAGAACCCGATCCCGAAGGCGTGGCAGGCGCGGGGATCCTCTACATCCGCCCCCTGGACTTCGCAAGGCAGCTCACCACCTTCCGTGCCGAGGGCCCGTCTCCGGCGGCTGGGTTGCTGGCTTTCGGAACGTTGTTCGGCGGCGAGCTGTGGCAGGTCTACGGGCGGGCACTCAGGCGCGTCCCGTTCCCCCTCAAGCCGAAGCGATGA
- a CDS encoding LexA family protein, producing MGVIVGPRVIDAGFSLVSVLLAPVAVAAGYPSPAQDYFDGRIDLNEHLIKDVTSTFVVRVSGQSMEGAGISDGDELIVNRALEPKDGSVVVAVLDGELTIKRLRITSTGVVLQADNPAFPDIRVAALSELTIWGVATTCLHHV from the coding sequence GTGGGCGTTATCGTCGGCCCCCGCGTGATAGATGCGGGCTTTTCCTTGGTGTCGGTGCTGTTGGCTCCCGTGGCTGTCGCGGCGGGCTACCCTTCTCCGGCGCAGGACTATTTTGACGGCCGGATTGACCTCAATGAGCACCTGATCAAGGACGTGACCAGTACGTTCGTGGTGAGGGTCTCCGGGCAGTCCATGGAGGGTGCCGGGATCAGTGACGGTGATGAGTTGATCGTTAACCGGGCGCTTGAACCCAAGGATGGCTCCGTCGTCGTGGCCGTTTTGGACGGTGAGTTGACCATCAAGAGGCTCCGCATCACTTCGACGGGCGTGGTGCTCCAGGCTGACAACCCTGCCTTTCCCGATATCAGGGTAGCTGCGCTGTCTGAACTGACCATCTGGGGTGTTGCCACCACGTGCCTGCACCACGTTTAG